A DNA window from Etheostoma spectabile isolate EspeVRDwgs_2016 chromosome 22, UIUC_Espe_1.0, whole genome shotgun sequence contains the following coding sequences:
- the chmp5b gene encoding charged multivesicular body protein 5 yields MNRIFGRGTPKAPPPNLTDCIGTVDSRAESTDKKIARLDAELVKYKDQMKKMRDGPSKNMVKQKAMRVLKQKRMYEGQRDNLMQQSFNMEQTNYTLQTLKDTKTTVDAMKIGLKDMKKAYKHVKIDQIEDLQDELGDMMEDANDIQEALGRSYGTPEIDDDDLEAELDALGDELLMDDDSSYLDEASTAPSIPEGMPGDKSVNRNGVLVDEFGLPQIPAT; encoded by the exons ATGAACCGAATTTTTGGCAGGGGAACACCCAAAGCTCCACCGCCGAACCTTACGGACTGCATAGGAACC GTTGATTCTCGTGCGGAATCTACTGACAAAAAGATTGCCAGATTAGATGCTGAACTTGTGAAATACAAGGACCAGATGAAAAAGATGAGAGATGGGCCGTCAAAG AACATGGTCAAGCAAAAAGCTATGAGAGTTCTGAAGCAGAAGCGAAT GTATGAGGGCCAGAGAGATAACCTCATGCAGCAGTCGTTCAACATggaacaaacaaactacacactgCAGACCCTTAAAGACACTAAAACCACC gTTGATGCCATGAAAATTGGCCTCAAAGACATGAAGAAGGCTTACAAGCATGTGAAAATTGATCAGATTgag gatCTTCAGGATGAGCTCGGGGACATGATGGAGGATGCCAACGACATCCAGGAAGCTCTGGGAAGAAGCTATGGCACGCCTGAAATTGATGACGACGACTTGGAAGCAG AGCTGGATGCTTTGGGAGACGAGCTCCTGATGGATGACGACAGCTCCTACCTGGATGAGGCTTCAACAGCTCCTTCCATCCCAGAGGGCATGCCCGGCGACAAGTCGGTCAACAGG AACGGTGTCCTGGTGGACGAGTTTGGCCTTCCTCAGATTCCTGCTACATAA